Proteins from a genomic interval of Clostridium scatologenes:
- the leuB gene encoding 3-isopropylmalate dehydrogenase encodes MKIAVMPGDGIGKEIIKQGIKVIKAIANKYKCDFEIKEALIGGAAIDETGSPLPQETIEICKSSDAVLLGAVGGPKWDKLPGHSRPESGLLGIRKTLGVFANLRPAILFPQLKSASNLKEEVLGDGLNIMIVRELIGGAYFGEKKRVDIKEGQKAWDTIVYSTPEIERIVKMAFQVARKRNKKLTLIDKANVLESSRLWREVTNKISEDYKDVELNYMYVDNAAMQLIRDPKQFDTIVTENMFGDILSDEASMLTGSLGMLPSASLGEGKVGMYEPIHGSAPDIAGCDKANPIGTIMSIAMMFRYSFNMEEAAKDIENAVSKVLDKGYRTLDIMEQEKISVGTEKMGDLITQEIQ; translated from the coding sequence ATGAAAATAGCAGTAATGCCAGGAGACGGAATAGGTAAAGAGATAATTAAACAGGGAATAAAGGTAATAAAAGCAATTGCCAATAAATATAAATGTGATTTTGAAATTAAGGAAGCATTAATAGGTGGAGCAGCTATAGATGAAACAGGATCTCCACTTCCACAGGAAACCATAGAAATTTGTAAAAGTAGTGATGCAGTACTTCTAGGTGCAGTAGGTGGACCTAAGTGGGATAAACTTCCAGGGCATTCAAGACCTGAATCAGGTCTTTTAGGTATAAGAAAGACTTTAGGAGTATTTGCTAATTTAAGACCAGCTATTTTATTTCCTCAGCTTAAATCTGCTTCAAATTTAAAAGAAGAAGTATTAGGCGATGGCTTAAATATTATGATTGTTAGAGAGCTAATTGGTGGTGCTTATTTTGGAGAAAAAAAGAGAGTAGATATAAAAGAGGGACAAAAAGCTTGGGATACTATTGTTTATTCTACTCCTGAAATAGAGAGAATTGTAAAAATGGCCTTTCAAGTTGCAAGAAAAAGAAATAAAAAGCTTACATTAATAGATAAAGCAAATGTACTTGAAAGTTCAAGGCTTTGGAGAGAAGTCACAAATAAAATATCAGAGGATTATAAAGATGTAGAATTAAATTATATGTATGTAGACAATGCAGCTATGCAGCTTATTCGTGATCCTAAGCAGTTTGATACTATTGTCACTGAAAATATGTTTGGGGACATTTTAAGTGATGAAGCATCTATGCTTACTGGCTCTTTAGGAATGCTTCCTTCTGCAAGCCTTGGAGAAGGAAAAGTTGGTATGTATGAACCTATTCATGGATCAGCTCCAGATATTGCAGGATGTGATAAAGCTAATCCTATTGGAACTATTATGAGTATTGCAATGATGTTTAGATACAGCTTTAATATGGAAGAAGCAGCAAAAGATATAGAAAATGCAGTTTCAAAGGTTTTAGACAAAGGTTATCGTACATTAGATATTATGGAACAAGAGAAGATATCAGTGGGAACAGAAAAAATGGGAGATCTTATAACACAAGAAATTCAATAG
- the leuD gene encoding 3-isopropylmalate dehydratase small subunit — MIKGKAIKYGNNVDTDVIIPARYLSTSDPKELAAHCMEDLDKDFNNKISVGDIMIAGKNFGCGSSREHAPIAIKASGIGCIIAETFARIFFRNAINIGLPIMECTEAAKDIEENDEVSIDVSTGVINNITKNKTYTAVPFPEFMQKIIDADGLINYIKQEVDE, encoded by the coding sequence ATGATTAAGGGTAAAGCAATTAAATATGGAAATAACGTAGATACGGATGTCATTATACCAGCAAGATATTTAAGTACCAGTGATCCAAAGGAGTTAGCAGCTCATTGCATGGAAGATTTGGATAAGGACTTTAATAACAAAATATCAGTTGGAGATATTATGATAGCAGGAAAGAATTTTGGATGCGGCTCTTCAAGAGAACATGCACCCATTGCTATTAAAGCATCAGGTATAGGCTGTATTATAGCAGAAACTTTTGCAAGAATATTTTTTAGAAATGCAATAAACATAGGACTTCCTATAATGGAATGTACTGAAGCTGCAAAAGATATTGAAGAAAATGATGAAGTATCTATAGATGTTTCTACAGGAGTAATAAATAATATCACTAAAAATAAGACTTATACTGCAGTTCCTTTTCCTGAATTTATGCAGAAGATTATAGATGCAGATGGGCTTATAAATTATATTAAGCAAGAGGTGGATGAATAA
- the leuC gene encoding 3-isopropylmalate dehydratase large subunit, with product MAMTMTQKILAAHAGVESVKPGQLIKVKLDLVLGNDITTPVAIKEFDKIGVKKVFDKKKIAIVPDHFTPNKDIKSAEQCKCTREFACKMEIENYFEIGQMGIEHALIPEKGLAVCGDVIIGADSHTCTYGALGAFSTGIGSTDMGAGMATGEAWFKVPEAIKFVLKGKMAPWVSGKDVILHIIGMIGVDGALYKSMEYTGEGLKNLSMDDRFTMANMAIEAGAKNGIFEVDDKTIEYVKEHSNREYTVYTADEDAEYSRVIEIDLSSIRPTVAFPHLPENTRTIDEVGEVFIDQVVIGSCTNGRIEDLRAAAKVFKGNKVNKKVRAIIFPATQKIYLEALREGLLEIFIEAGAVVSTPTCGPCLGGHMGILAKGERAIATTNRNFVGRMGHPESEVYLASPAVAAASAITGKISSPEEVAK from the coding sequence ATGGCGATGACAATGACACAGAAAATTTTAGCTGCTCATGCAGGAGTTGAAAGTGTAAAACCTGGACAATTGATAAAGGTAAAATTGGACTTGGTATTAGGTAATGATATAACCACTCCTGTGGCTATTAAGGAATTTGACAAAATAGGAGTAAAAAAGGTGTTTGACAAAAAAAAGATAGCTATTGTTCCAGACCATTTTACACCTAATAAGGATATAAAATCTGCTGAGCAGTGTAAGTGCACAAGAGAATTTGCATGTAAAATGGAAATTGAAAATTATTTTGAGATTGGACAAATGGGAATAGAACATGCACTTATTCCGGAAAAAGGTTTAGCTGTTTGTGGAGATGTAATAATTGGTGCAGATTCTCATACTTGTACTTATGGCGCTTTAGGTGCATTTTCCACAGGTATTGGAAGTACTGATATGGGAGCAGGCATGGCTACAGGAGAAGCTTGGTTCAAGGTTCCAGAAGCTATAAAGTTTGTGCTAAAGGGAAAGATGGCACCTTGGGTAAGTGGAAAAGATGTTATTCTTCATATTATAGGAATGATAGGAGTAGATGGTGCCCTTTATAAATCTATGGAGTATACAGGTGAAGGTTTAAAAAATTTATCTATGGATGATCGTTTTACTATGGCTAATATGGCTATTGAAGCAGGTGCTAAAAATGGAATTTTTGAAGTAGATGATAAAACTATAGAATATGTAAAAGAACATTCAAATAGAGAATATACTGTTTATACTGCAGATGAAGATGCAGAATACAGCAGAGTTATAGAAATAGACTTATCATCTATTAGACCTACAGTTGCATTTCCACATTTACCTGAAAATACAAGAACCATTGATGAAGTTGGAGAGGTTTTTATAGATCAAGTAGTTATAGGTTCTTGTACTAATGGAAGAATAGAAGATTTAAGAGCAGCAGCTAAGGTTTTTAAAGGAAACAAAGTTAATAAGAAAGTAAGAGCAATTATATTTCCTGCAACTCAGAAGATTTATCTTGAAGCTTTAAGAGAAGGACTTTTAGAAATTTTTATAGAAGCTGGAGCAGTGGTTAGTACGCCTACTTGTGGACCTTGTCTTGGAGGGCATATGGGGATTTTAGCCAAAGGAGAAAGAGCTATTGCAACTACTAATAGAAATTTTGTAGGAAGAATGGGACATCCAGAAAGTGAAGTATATTTAGCAAGTCCAGCAGTAGCAGCAGCATCAGCAATTACAGGGAAAATTTCGTCTCCAGAGGAGGTAGCAAAATAA
- a CDS encoding 2-isopropylmalate synthase has product MDKKIYIFDTTLRDGEQTPGVSLNLQEKLEIAKQLEKLGVDVIEAGFPLASKGDFEAVKAIARNVKGPVIVGLARTSKKDIDRAWEALKYAEKPRIHTFIATSDLHMEHKLKMKPDEVLNTAIEMVKYAKSLCPSVEFSPEDGTRTRPEFLYKVLEAVIDAGADILNIPDTVGYSTPNEYGAFIKGIKENVPNIEKAIISVHCHNDLGLAVANSLAAIENGATQIECAVNGLGERAGNAALEEIVMAIKTRSDNFNCYTDIATEQISKTSNLVSHMTGVEVQHNKAIVGANAFAHESGIHQHGVLNCRETYEIMTPESVGLKKNSIVLGKHSGRHAFEERLKELGYANLSSDKINEAFIKFKDLADKKKSVSDEDIEALVIQEAFQIPELFKLEYFQISSGNSTLATSTVKLGFEDKKLEEASLGDGPVDATFKAIEKAIGIDVILKNYFLKAIGSGKDALGEVTLKIEKDNRIYSGKGISTDVIESSAKAFINAINKMHYEMNYDVIEVKQVQ; this is encoded by the coding sequence ATGGATAAGAAAATATATATATTTGATACAACATTGAGGGATGGGGAACAAACACCAGGAGTTAGTTTAAATCTTCAAGAGAAGTTAGAAATAGCAAAGCAACTTGAAAAATTAGGTGTAGATGTCATTGAAGCAGGGTTTCCCCTTGCTTCAAAAGGAGATTTTGAAGCAGTTAAAGCAATTGCTAGAAATGTAAAGGGACCTGTTATTGTAGGCCTAGCTAGAACATCAAAGAAAGATATAGATCGTGCCTGGGAAGCTCTTAAATATGCTGAAAAGCCTAGAATACACACATTTATAGCTACTTCAGATCTTCATATGGAGCATAAATTAAAAATGAAACCAGATGAAGTATTAAATACAGCTATAGAAATGGTTAAGTATGCTAAATCATTGTGTCCAAGTGTGGAATTTTCACCAGAGGATGGAACAAGAACAAGACCTGAATTTTTATACAAAGTATTAGAAGCTGTAATAGATGCTGGAGCTGACATACTTAATATACCTGATACTGTAGGATATTCAACACCAAATGAATATGGTGCATTTATTAAAGGAATTAAAGAAAATGTTCCTAATATTGAAAAAGCAATTATAAGTGTTCACTGTCATAATGATTTAGGTTTAGCTGTGGCAAATTCTTTGGCAGCTATTGAAAATGGAGCAACACAGATAGAATGTGCAGTAAATGGCTTAGGAGAAAGAGCTGGTAATGCAGCATTAGAAGAGATTGTGATGGCTATCAAAACACGATCAGATAATTTTAATTGTTATACAGATATAGCTACAGAACAAATAAGTAAAACTAGCAATTTAGTAAGTCATATGACAGGTGTAGAAGTTCAACATAACAAGGCTATTGTGGGAGCTAATGCTTTTGCTCATGAATCAGGTATACATCAACATGGAGTGTTAAATTGTAGAGAAACTTATGAAATAATGACTCCAGAATCTGTTGGCTTAAAGAAAAACTCTATAGTGCTTGGTAAACATTCAGGAAGACATGCTTTTGAAGAAAGATTGAAAGAATTGGGATATGCTAATTTAAGTAGTGATAAAATAAATGAAGCTTTTATAAAGTTTAAGGATTTAGCAGATAAGAAAAAATCTGTTTCAGATGAGGATATTGAAGCTTTAGTTATACAAGAAGCTTTTCAAATTCCAGAACTATTTAAGCTTGAGTATTTCCAAATTTCCAGTGGAAATAGTACTTTGGCTACATCCACAGTGAAGCTTGGATTTGAAGATAAGAAGCTTGAAGAAGCTTCCTTAGGTGATGGACCAGTGGATGCAACTTTTAAGGCTATTGAAAAGGCTATTGGAATTGATGTGATATTAAAAAATTATTTTTTAAAGGCCATTGGTAGTGGAAAGGATGCATTAGGAGAAGTGACTTTAAAGATTGAAAAGGATAATAGAATTTATTCAGGAAAAGGAATTAGTACAGATGTCATTGAATCCAGTGCAAAGGCTTTTATAAATGCTATTAATAAAATGCATTATGAAATGAATTATGATGTAATTGAAGTTAAACAAGTACAATAG
- the ilvC gene encoding ketol-acid reductoisomerase — MAKMYYDKDANLELLAGKKVAIIGYGSQGHAHALNLKDSGVDVCVGLYKGSKSWGIAEEAGLKVMEASEAAKIADFIMILIPDEKQAALYKESVAPNLTEGKTLMFAHGFNIHYGQIKPPADVDVLMVAPKGPGHTVRSQYKEGKGVPCLIAMHQDYSGKAKEYALAYAKGIGGSRAGVLETTFQEETETDLFGEQAVLCGGVCELIKAGFQTLVEAGYQPESAYFECCHELKLIVDLINQGGLGYMRYSISDTAEYGDYVSGKRVITEESKKGMKGILKDIQDGVFARNWLLENQINRPNFNAVRRQEKQQQIETVGEELRKMMTWNKK; from the coding sequence ATGGCAAAAATGTATTACGATAAGGATGCAAATTTAGAATTATTAGCAGGAAAAAAGGTAGCGATTATAGGTTATGGAAGTCAAGGACACGCTCATGCACTTAACTTAAAAGACAGTGGTGTGGATGTTTGTGTAGGATTGTATAAAGGCAGCAAATCTTGGGGCATTGCTGAAGAAGCAGGACTTAAAGTAATGGAAGCTTCAGAAGCAGCAAAAATAGCTGATTTTATAATGATATTAATACCTGATGAAAAGCAAGCAGCACTTTACAAAGAAAGTGTAGCACCAAATCTTACAGAAGGAAAAACTTTAATGTTTGCTCATGGTTTCAATATCCATTATGGACAAATAAAACCACCTGCTGATGTGGATGTATTAATGGTTGCTCCAAAGGGACCAGGACATACTGTAAGAAGTCAGTATAAAGAAGGAAAAGGAGTACCTTGCTTAATTGCAATGCACCAGGATTATAGTGGAAAGGCAAAAGAATATGCTTTAGCTTATGCAAAGGGAATTGGTGGTTCTAGAGCAGGAGTTTTGGAAACTACATTCCAGGAAGAAACAGAAACAGATCTTTTCGGAGAGCAAGCAGTATTATGCGGTGGAGTTTGTGAACTTATAAAAGCTGGATTCCAGACTTTAGTAGAAGCTGGATATCAACCTGAAAGTGCATATTTTGAATGTTGTCATGAACTTAAATTGATTGTAGATCTTATAAATCAAGGTGGACTAGGTTATATGAGATATTCAATAAGTGATACAGCTGAATATGGAGATTATGTAAGTGGAAAGAGAGTTATTACAGAAGAAAGTAAAAAAGGAATGAAGGGAATTTTGAAGGATATTCAAGATGGAGTTTTTGCTAGAAATTGGCTTCTTGAAAATCAAATAAATCGTCCAAATTTCAATGCTGTTAGAAGACAAGAAAAGCAGCAGCAAATAGAAACTGTTGGTGAAGAACTTAGAAAAATGATGACTTGGAATAAAAAGTAG
- the aspD gene encoding aspartate 4-decarboxylase, with amino-acid sequence MNNYNLQREEIERVYGKISPFELKDRLISLAEECKESSAHSLLDAGRGNPNWIAATPREAFFTFGQFAVEESRRVWSENDLGGMPQKSGIAARFLEFLNKNENAPGVQLLRKMINYGVTVKGFDADEWIYELTDGIIGDNYPQPDRMLKHVEGIVHDYLIQELCYNEPLERKFDLFAVEGATAGMCYVFDSLIANNILSKGDKIALMAPIFTPYLEIPHLPRYNFEVVELLAEEVGDNGTHTGQYSHSELEKLCDPSIKALFIVNPSNPLSVAMKPEIVKDLKKIVENHNPDLMIISDDVYGTFVDDFHSLMADLPYNTLGVYSFSKYFGVTGWRLGTIALYENNVFDKLLRELDEDKKERARIRYSGISTNPETIPFIDRIVADSRQVALNHTAGLSTPQQVQMAFFSLFALVDKENRYKKLTKDICHRRQKLLFKGLGLKLTKDPFDAAYYTQFDLLEWAKYNYSEEFANYLKNNYRPIDVLLKLAEESSIVLLSGSGFHGPEWSIRISLANLSDECYSKIGEVIRKILENYAENWKQIKA; translated from the coding sequence ATGAATAATTATAATCTTCAACGTGAAGAAATAGAGAGAGTTTATGGAAAAATTAGCCCTTTTGAACTTAAAGACAGATTAATAAGTTTAGCTGAAGAATGCAAAGAAAGTAGTGCACATTCACTATTAGATGCAGGTAGAGGAAATCCAAATTGGATTGCAGCAACACCAAGAGAAGCCTTCTTTACATTTGGGCAGTTTGCTGTGGAAGAAAGTAGAAGGGTATGGAGTGAGAATGATTTGGGCGGCATGCCACAAAAATCAGGAATTGCAGCTAGATTTTTAGAATTTTTAAATAAAAATGAAAATGCACCAGGAGTTCAGCTTTTAAGAAAAATGATTAACTATGGTGTAACAGTAAAAGGGTTTGATGCTGACGAGTGGATATATGAGTTAACAGATGGTATTATTGGAGACAACTATCCACAGCCAGATAGAATGCTTAAACATGTAGAAGGTATAGTTCATGATTATTTAATTCAAGAACTATGTTATAATGAGCCTTTGGAAAGAAAATTTGATTTATTTGCAGTAGAAGGAGCTACTGCAGGAATGTGCTATGTTTTTGACAGTTTAATTGCAAATAATATACTATCAAAGGGAGATAAAATAGCACTTATGGCTCCAATTTTTACTCCTTATTTAGAAATTCCACATTTACCAAGATATAATTTTGAAGTAGTTGAGCTTTTAGCTGAAGAAGTAGGTGACAATGGAACACATACAGGTCAATATTCTCATTCAGAACTTGAAAAACTTTGTGATCCAAGTATAAAAGCTTTATTTATAGTTAATCCAAGTAATCCTCTTTCTGTAGCAATGAAACCTGAAATAGTAAAGGATTTGAAGAAAATTGTGGAAAATCATAATCCTGATCTTATGATTATTTCAGATGATGTATATGGTACTTTTGTGGATGATTTTCATTCATTAATGGCAGATTTGCCTTACAATACCCTTGGTGTATACTCATTTTCAAAATATTTTGGAGTAACAGGTTGGAGACTTGGAACTATTGCGTTATATGAAAATAATGTATTTGATAAGTTGCTTAGAGAACTTGATGAAGATAAAAAGGAGAGAGCAAGAATACGTTATTCTGGAATTTCAACTAATCCTGAAACAATTCCTTTTATTGATAGAATTGTGGCAGACAGCAGACAGGTAGCACTTAACCATACTGCAGGATTATCTACTCCTCAGCAGGTGCAAATGGCATTTTTCTCATTATTTGCTTTAGTGGATAAGGAAAATAGATATAAAAAATTAACTAAAGATATTTGCCACCGTCGTCAGAAATTGTTGTTTAAAGGCTTAGGTTTAAAACTTACAAAGGATCCATTTGATGCTGCATATTATACTCAATTTGATTTATTAGAATGGGCTAAATATAATTATAGTGAAGAATTTGCTAATTATTTAAAAAATAACTATAGACCAATAGATGTTCTATTAAAGCTTGCAGAAGAATCTTCAATTGTACTTTTAAGTGGTAGTGGCTTCCATGGACCTGAATGGTCTATAAGAATATCTCTTGCAAATTTAAGTGATGAATGTTATTCAAAAATTGGAGAAGTTATTCGCAAAATATTAGAAAATTATGCAGAGAATTGGAAACAAATCAAGGCTTAA
- a CDS encoding Lrp/AsnC family transcriptional regulator: protein MDITDYKIIEILLEDGRISMKELAQKVSLSAPAVAERMKRLEDANIISGYKAIINYEKLGKNINVLINLDMKVQNTKKFMEFISTEGSIVECHHVTGPYCKILRARLGSIEDLERLIEKIQRFGNTETFIMLSSVVKDKVEIDLEDD, encoded by the coding sequence ATGGATATTACTGACTATAAAATAATTGAAATACTTCTTGAAGACGGAAGAATATCTATGAAGGAGCTGGCACAAAAGGTATCCTTAAGTGCGCCAGCAGTAGCAGAAAGAATGAAAAGGCTTGAAGATGCAAATATTATATCTGGTTACAAGGCTATTATAAACTATGAGAAATTGGGAAAAAATATTAATGTACTTATAAATTTAGATATGAAAGTGCAAAATACTAAAAAGTTTATGGAATTTATAAGTACTGAAGGTTCAATAGTGGAATGTCATCATGTTACTGGGCCTTATTGCAAAATCCTTCGAGCAAGGTTAGGAAGTATTGAAGATTTGGAAAGATTAATTGAGAAAATACAGAGATTTGGAAATACAGAAACATTTATAATGCTTTCTTCAGTGGTAAAAGATAAAGTTGAAATTGATTTGGAAGATGATTAA
- a CDS encoding asparaginase, with protein sequence MKKVIIIFTGGTISMKKDENNAAVPSMSGGDILDLTPGIEKIAKIDFLDFGMVPGPHMTPEKMLELSKIIRKKVEIEGYDGVVITHGTDSLEETAYLVDLTYNGSKPVVFVGSMKNSSEFGWDGPSNLMDAVNTVISEDAVNKGVMVVMNKEIHSASQVTKTSTHSLDTFKSMDFGPIGIVDNNKANFYYNYNKKQHIPADKVDGNVALIKCGCGMDDSILRFCVDAGSHGIVIEGMGRGNIPPKMVPGVEYALSKNIPVVLVSRCFKGKVSADYGYEGAGRELTERGVILGDNLPGQKARIKLITALGFTRDLNKIKEIFEKKFY encoded by the coding sequence ATGAAAAAGGTAATTATAATATTTACTGGTGGAACAATATCCATGAAAAAAGATGAAAATAATGCAGCAGTGCCATCTATGAGTGGTGGAGATATACTTGATTTAACTCCAGGCATAGAAAAAATTGCAAAAATAGATTTTTTAGATTTTGGCATGGTTCCAGGGCCTCATATGACCCCAGAAAAAATGCTAGAGTTATCTAAAATAATAAGAAAAAAAGTTGAAATTGAAGGTTATGATGGAGTAGTAATTACTCATGGTACAGATTCATTAGAAGAAACTGCATATCTTGTAGATTTAACTTATAATGGATCAAAGCCTGTAGTATTTGTTGGTTCAATGAAAAATAGTTCTGAATTTGGATGGGATGGTCCTTCTAATTTAATGGATGCAGTAAATACGGTAATATCTGAAGATGCAGTTAATAAGGGTGTAATGGTAGTTATGAATAAAGAAATACATTCTGCCTCTCAGGTAACTAAAACTAGTACTCATTCATTAGATACTTTTAAAAGTATGGATTTTGGACCTATTGGAATTGTTGATAATAATAAAGCCAATTTTTATTACAACTATAATAAAAAGCAGCATATTCCTGCAGATAAAGTTGATGGAAATGTAGCACTTATAAAATGTGGTTGTGGTATGGATGATAGTATTTTAAGATTTTGTGTGGATGCTGGAAGTCATGGAATAGTAATAGAAGGTATGGGAAGAGGAAATATTCCTCCTAAAATGGTACCAGGGGTGGAATATGCTTTAAGCAAGAACATACCTGTGGTTTTAGTTTCAAGATGTTTTAAGGGAAAAGTTTCAGCGGATTATGGATATGAAGGTGCAGGAAGAGAACTTACTGAAAGAGGAGTAATCCTTGGAGACAACTTACCTGGTCAGAAGGCTAGAATAAAACTTATAACAGCTTTAGGTTTTACAAGAGATTTAAATAAAATAAAAGAAATATTTGAGAAGAAGTTTTACTAA
- the dapB gene encoding 4-hydroxy-tetrahydrodipicolinate reductase, with amino-acid sequence MNIIVTGPKGKMGKLIIKIANEMNELNIVGALAPKGRDYIGKDVGVVSAVGIEVGAVVVDNLESIINKTDVIIDYTTPECSMSIMEKALEYKKAVVCGTTGFSKEQYNRIVEISKSIPVVFAANTSMVVNLMYKLLKISAETIGNMSDIEIVEMHDRYKKDAPSGTSKEMGEIIAEALGKNLSDIAVFGREGEGARKEGTIGYHSLRAGDISSSHTVMFGLMGERLEITHHAHNWECFANGACKAALFLKEKEPGFYTVKDVLGL; translated from the coding sequence ATGAATATAATTGTAACAGGACCAAAGGGTAAAATGGGAAAACTTATTATAAAAATAGCTAATGAAATGAATGAACTTAATATTGTAGGAGCTTTAGCACCAAAAGGAAGAGATTATATTGGAAAGGATGTTGGAGTTGTTTCTGCCGTAGGAATTGAAGTAGGAGCAGTTGTGGTAGATAATCTTGAAAGTATCATAAATAAAACTGATGTGATAATTGATTATACCACACCAGAATGTTCTATGAGTATAATGGAAAAAGCACTTGAATATAAAAAAGCAGTGGTTTGTGGTACTACTGGATTTTCTAAAGAACAATATAATAGGATTGTAGAAATTTCAAAGAGCATTCCTGTGGTTTTTGCAGCTAATACATCTATGGTTGTAAATCTTATGTATAAGCTTTTGAAAATTTCAGCAGAAACTATAGGTAACATGTCTGATATAGAAATAGTAGAAATGCACGATAGGTATAAAAAGGATGCTCCTAGTGGAACTTCTAAGGAAATGGGAGAAATTATAGCAGAAGCACTAGGTAAAAATTTAAGTGATATAGCTGTATTTGGAAGGGAAGGAGAAGGTGCTAGAAAAGAGGGTACGATAGGTTATCATTCTTTAAGAGCAGGAGATATATCTAGTAGTCATACAGTTATGTTTGGATTAATGGGAGAAAGATTGGAAATTACTCACCATGCGCATAATTGGGAGTGCTTTGCGAATGGTGCTTGTAAGGCTGCGTTATTTTTAAAAGAAAAAGAACCAGGGTTTTATACAGTTAAAGATGTATTAGGACTATAA
- a CDS encoding xanthine phosphoribosyltransferase, which produces MEILCKRILEEGRALSSTVLKVDSFLNHQVDPKLMYEIGTDFKNYFKDRGITKIFTIESSGIAPTVMTAMQMDLPMIILKKQRGKNLDGDVYQTTVHSFTKGSDYELTLSKKYITKEDNILIIDDFLANGEAALGAARLIEEAGAKVEGIGIVIEKSFQPGHDMIMSKGYDLFSLARISKLEEGLIEFVK; this is translated from the coding sequence GTGGAAATATTGTGCAAAAGGATTTTAGAAGAAGGACGTGCGTTGTCCTCAACTGTATTAAAGGTAGATTCTTTTTTGAATCATCAAGTAGATCCAAAATTAATGTATGAAATAGGAACTGATTTTAAAAATTATTTTAAAGACAGAGGCATTACTAAAATATTTACTATTGAAAGTTCAGGAATAGCTCCAACAGTTATGACAGCAATGCAAATGGATTTGCCAATGATAATATTAAAGAAACAAAGAGGAAAAAATTTAGATGGAGATGTTTATCAAACTACTGTGCATTCTTTTACTAAAGGCAGCGATTATGAATTAACATTATCTAAAAAGTATATTACAAAGGAAGATAATATATTAATTATTGATGACTTTCTAGCAAATGGAGAAGCAGCACTTGGAGCAGCTCGTTTAATTGAGGAAGCAGGAGCAAAAGTTGAAGGAATAGGAATTGTAATTGAAAAATCTTTTCAACCTGGACATGATATGATAATGAGTAAAGGATATGACTTATTTTCATTAGCTCGCATTTCTAAGTTAGAAGAAGGTTTAATTGAATTTGTAAAATAG
- a CDS encoding putative ABC transporter permease, translating to MTHNKSSHYWKNKLIHFIFFGSIYLNVEIITRAFGGSLVGYNGISKWSLCGWTSLWMSLVGGFCAVIVGSLNDKPRYYNLKMWQQVIIGGSLITAVELLTGIFFNLYLHLNLWDYSSNKFNFLGQLCLHNCIAWYLLSVVIIWLDDALSHYYYDDEKPGSLFSYFVRLFKLQ from the coding sequence ATGACACATAATAAGTCAAGTCATTATTGGAAAAATAAATTAATTCATTTTATTTTTTTTGGAAGCATTTATCTAAATGTAGAAATAATAACAAGAGCTTTTGGTGGGTCATTAGTAGGTTATAATGGAATATCAAAATGGAGTTTGTGCGGATGGACTTCCTTATGGATGTCTTTAGTAGGAGGGTTTTGTGCAGTAATTGTAGGTTCTTTAAATGATAAACCTAGATATTATAATTTAAAAATGTGGCAGCAGGTAATTATTGGTGGTTCATTGATAACTGCAGTTGAACTTCTTACAGGAATATTTTTTAATTTATATTTACATTTAAATTTATGGGATTACTCATCAAATAAGTTTAATTTTCTAGGACAACTGTGTTTACATAATTGTATAGCATGGTATCTGTTAAGTGTAGTAATCATATGGCTTGATGATGCTTTGTCACATTATTATTATGATGATGAAAAGCCAGGTAGTTTATTTAGCTATTTTGTAAGGTTATTCAAACTACAATAA